One genomic window of Punica granatum isolate Tunisia-2019 chromosome 1, ASM765513v2, whole genome shotgun sequence includes the following:
- the LOC116197186 gene encoding transcription factor bHLH36-like yields MDYVTSTNISLDQMDELFQFSSSLPYQEQPQVADELEEILFAPSPPDWNIPAVEDILGGPPSVEPLAAPLGGTSAEPKRPESSKKRKTVHRDVERQRRQEMASLYGSLRSHLPVEILKGKRSISDHIYQAIGYIKNLQRKIQVLSDKRDEMKRVSDSKKIDDPKTNKEESPRPRGHQDVVTIEPCIGGIEITISTDLKQGVALSKVLGFLIREGMTLISCASTVVNERLLHSIKSEVIGDDGSEIENLSALREKLMNLSR; encoded by the exons atggaTTATGTTACATCCACCAATATCTCACTTGACCAAATGGATGAGCTGTTCCAGTTCTCCAGCTCCTTGCCCTACCAAGAACAGCCCCAAGTAGCTGATGAGCTTGAGGAAATCCTTTTCGCTCCTTCCCCGCCCGACTGGAACATTCCTGCCGTGGAAGACATCCTTGGTGGGCCGCCTTCTGTTGAACCACTAGCCGCCCCTCTTGGTGGCACCTCTGCGGAGCCAAAGCGTCCCGAGAGTAGCAAGAAGAGGAAGACCGTCCACAGGGACGTCGAGAGGCAAAGGCGGCAGGAAATGGCCTCTCTCTATGGGTCACTTCGATCCCATCTCCCAGTTGAGATACTTAAG gGGAAGAGGTCCATATCCGATCACATTTACCAGGCAATTGGCTACATTAAGAATCTTCAGAGAAAGATCCAAGTACTGAGTGACAAGAGAGATGAGATGAAGAGAGTGTCTGATTCAAAAAAGATCGACGATCCTAAGACCAATAAAGAGGAAAGTCCTCGACCCCGTGGTCATCAGGACGTTGTGACTATCGAACCTTGCATTGGAGGGATAGAAATTACAATAAGCACAGACTTGAAACAAGGGGTTGCTCTCTCGAAAGTGCTCGGTTTCTTGATTCGAGAAGGGATGACTCTAATTAGCTGCGCATCGACTGTAGTAAATGAGAGGCTACTTCACTCCATCAAGTCCGAG GTTATAGGTGATGACGGGAGCGAAATTGAAAACTTGTCTGCGCTAAGGGAAAAGTTGATGAACTTATCGCGTTAG